CCGTTTTCTACGGGCACCGGAAAATGAGAGAGGATCATGAGACCCTTGATTTGCGCCTCCTACAAAGGTGCAATGGAAGAATATATCCCTGACAGCCTTTTAGAATCCGATCAGACATATCCTACCTCGTCTTTTTCGTCTCCTCCAAAACGTCCGCTTCCAACTCGAATCACGACTTCTTCTACACGTGTACCCCCGACCTAAATACTGCAAAATGTCGGCACCTCAGGATTCTATTCCCCGGCAACGGAAGCGACATCCTCGATCAGATGGATCAGCTTAGAATGGATGACCGCCTTGGCCCTGATGGCGAACCCGCCCCCTAAGACGGACGAGGAGTATGCCCAGGCCCAGCTCACCCTTCGTGCGATTGTCTCTTCCAAGGAAGCCGGTGTCATTATTGGCAAGGGCGGCAAGAACGTTGCCGATCTTAGAGACGAGACTGGCGTCAAGGCCGGCGTCAGCAAAGTTGTGCAGGGTGTTCATGACCGTGTTCTGACCATCACCGGCGGTTGCGACGCTATTTCTCGAGCCTACGCGATTGTCGCTCGCGCTCTGCTCGAAGGTGCCCCCGCTATGGGCATGGGAGGTGTAGTTCAAAGCAACGGTACCCATCGTATGTGACGATTTCTGCCAAAGGCAATCGAACTTTGGAATGCCCGCTAACTTAAGTTTCAGCAATTAAGCTCCTCATCTCACACAACCAGATGGGAACCATCATTGGAAGACAAGGTCTTAAGATCAAGCACATCCAGGATGCTTCTGGAGTCCGTATGGTTGCCCAGAAGGAGATGCTCCCTCAATCCACTGAGAGAATAGTCGAAGTTCAGGGTACTCCCGAGGGTATTCAGCGCGCTATCTGGGAAATTTGCAAGTGCTTGGTTGATGATTGGCAACGAGGCACTGGCACCGTCCTCTACAACCCTGTTGTCCGTACTCAGCCATCCGGCAGCGGAAACGCCAGCGGTGGTGCAGGATTCAGCCAAGGGTCCGGTAGAAGCGATTATGGTGGTAGCCCTCGTGTCATGCGAACAGGCAACGGCGCCGATTTCAGCAACGGTAACTCAAGGCCGTACAACCGCCGGTCCGACTCTGACGCAGCCCTTCGAGGCCCGCCAACacatgatgagaatggtgaGGAGATCCAGACTCAAAACATTAGCATCCCCGCGGACATGGTTGGCTGCATCATTGGTCGTGCTGGTAGCAAGATTAGCGAGATCCGAAAGACATCTGGCGCCCGTATCTCTATTGCCAAGGTAAGCAATTTTCTCCTTGTCCCCCCCTTTTCATCTTGAGCACGAGTGAACATAGCTGATCGCGTGAACCACAGGCACCTCACGACGAGACTGGTGAGCGCATGTTTACCATCATGGGCACCGCCAAGGCCAACGAATCGGAANNNNNNNNNNNNNNNNNNNNNNNNNNNNNNNNNNNNNNNNNNNNNNNNNNNNNNNNNNNNNNNNNNNNNNNNNNNNNNNNNNNNNNNNNNNNNNNNNNNNNNNNNNNNNNNNNNNNNNNNNNNNNNNNNNNNNNNNNNNNNNNNNNNNNNNNNNNNNNNNNNNNNNNNNNNNNNNNNNNNNNNNNNNNNNNNNNNNNNNNNNNNNNNNNNNNNNNNNNNNNNNNNNNNNNNNNNNNNNNNNNNNNNNNNNNNNNNNNNNNNNNNNNNNNNNNNNNNNNNNNNNNNNNNNNNNNNNNNNNNNNNNNNNNNNNNNNNNNNNNNNNNNNNNNNNNNNNNNNNNNNNNNNNNNNNNNNNNNNNNNNNNNNNNNNNNNNNNNNNNNNNNNNNNNNNNNNNNNNNNNNNNNNNNNNNNNNNNNNNNNNNNNNNNNNNNNNNNNNNNNNNNNNNNNNNNNNNNNNNNNNNNNNNNNNNNNCTTCCACCCAAAAACGAAACCTTTTATCATcagtcatcgtcatcaaatTCGTTTTCCTTTCATGATTCTTCCCCCTCTCGTTACCATTGGTACGCTACAGCACCACAGTCAGGGGTCAACTTGGGTTGATCTCGGCTCACACCTTGGTTGTCACCTGGTTCCCTCCTCTGAATCAAGCACCCTCTTTGTGGCGCGATATATCGCTATTCAAACTCTTGTAGCATATCCATCTGTACCAGTTTTGCTCAACCGACTTCTTGGCGAAAAGTAATCTGCCTTCTTGGGAGGAAACGGTTTCGTGGTTCGGTGCAGCAACGCATGGCACAGTTTTCTTTTTACGACTGTTAAACCACGTCGGGACAGCCCGACATGGCTATGGCCTAATGACACAAATTACCTCCGAAGAGCGGTTAACGATAGGGATAGCGCAACATTCCAGGGACCGAGAAGGGCACATCACGGTTCCTCAAAACAATCTCTGCCCACGCTTCGCGTCACCTTCCCCGTCTCTTTCACCTCGCACAACTGTTTCTATCTCTTACATCCTCGGATCCCGACATCGTCACGCGACCCGCGACTCCCGTCTTATCGCTCACATAATTCCCATCACTCATCGCTCTCACACACCCGTGACATCAATTATACTGGCTCACCCATTGTGTATTCTGCTCCTTGCTGGCCTGTTTCCACGACAAGGTGACTCTTTATTCCATGTGGGATTTCAGAAAAGGCATTCTTAGGTGGAACGGACTTAGCTCGGATTCAGGAGCCATCAAATAAAATTGAAATTATGAGCAAAGCCCGTTACTTGTCAAGTAAATTGAAGTGAAGTCGTATGATTGTGGTGTTAGATGGTAGAATGTATGACTTTGCAGGTGTGGCTGAAGAAAGCCCGCCGACAACCCTTAAAATACCTTAGTTTCCGGCTGATGTAACTGTGGCTGGTTCCATCGTAGTGGGGCATCTTTGTCTCATGGTTAATTGATGAAGCCAACTTGTCAGTTTGGTCCATCATGGCAACTTGTGATTGATTTAATTAACCATTTTTCCGGTTCTCTCTTCACTCTCTTCGCTCTCTTCGCTCTCTTCATTTCTTAATCCTCTCCTTAAGACTTGGTTTCTGGATTATTCACAATCTTTCATTCACTCACGCTTTTTCTATCTTTTCCCCCTTAACAGTCCTGGGAATGGCACGCTCCAAGCAACCAGCTATCAAGCGTGAGGCATCCTCAGagttcttcaacaagacgACTGCAACATGGGAGGATACTAATCAATCGCAAAAGAGCCCTTCCAATGGAAACATTACGAATAAGGTCTTGCCTGTTCCTACGCCTGCGCAAGAAGCTGGGCTCTTGCAGCTTGTCATCGCCGTCGCGGGAATCTATGCTTCATTGTAGGTTCAGCCCCAACAGCTCTCATGGCGAAATCGCTAATACAGCCGTCGCGGATAGCCTCACTTGGGCATATCTTCAAGAAAAGCTCACTACCAAGCCATATGGTCCCGCCGACGCCCCGGAGGTCTGGCACTTCCCCGtcttcctcaacaccatccaATCCGTTTTCGCCGCCATCGTAGGCGCTGTCTATCTCTATGCCTCGACGCCCAGCAACGCCGCCGTTCCTCCTATTATCCCATCGCGCCGCATCCTTGGGCCTCTCGCGCTTGTTGCTGTCACGAGCAGCCTCGCGAGCCCCTTTGGCTACGCATCTCTTGCCCATATCGACTACATCACGTTCCTCCTTGCCAAGAGCTGCAAGTTGCTACCTGTCATGTTCCTTCACATCACTGTCTTTCGCCGTCGATATCCGCTGTACAAGTATCTCGTGGTTTCGGCCGTGACTCTCGGCGTGGCTGTCTTCACGCTGCACtctggaaagaagaagggcagcAAGGTCCGACCTGACGATGCAAGCACAGCATGGGGCCTGCTGTTGCTGGGTATCAACCTCCTTTTTGATGGCTTGACAAACAGCACTCAGGACCATATCTTCCAGACATTCCGACCGTACTCGGGCCCTCAGATGATGTGCgccaacaacatcatgaGCACTATTGTCACGGGTACCTACTTGATCGTCAGCCCTTGGTTGGTCGCGACAGGTCTCGGAGAGTGGTTTGGCATGGACGTCGCTGGTAACGCGGGCGAGCTCAAGGCTGCTTTGGACTTTATGGCTCGTTATCCCGCTGTCTGGAAAGATGTTCTCGGTTTCGCTGCGTGCGGTGCTATCGGCCAAGTCTTTATCTGTAAGtctcaacctcctccaccagATCAGTATCCCAGGCTAATCATGACCAGTCTACACGCTGTCCACGTTCTCATCCGTTCTTCTCGTTACTGTCACTGTAACACGCAAAATGTTCACCATGATACTCTCTGTTCTCGCTTTCGGCCATCGGCTCACGCAGATGCAGTGGCTTGGTGTCGCGCTTGTGTTTGGCGGCATTGGCGTTGAGGCTGGCATCGCGCGacaggagaagatggccaaggaGGCCGCTAAGGCACA
This genomic stretch from Fusarium oxysporum f. sp. lycopersici 4287 chromosome 5, whole genome shotgun sequence harbors:
- a CDS encoding hypothetical protein (At least one base has a quality score < 10), translated to MGTVALNYTSHAHSGGTFEQSASDNRVGSRNSVATAGDGQNTVMNTLHNFADAGLDASLVSKIGNVLAALANNDTGFLGRDNRTKGELGLGILLVRLRGRVRHQGQGGHPF
- a CDS encoding hypothetical protein (At least one base has a quality score < 10), which translates into the protein MARSKQPAIKREASSEFFNKTTATWEDTNQSQKSPSNGNITNKVLPVPTPAQEAGLLQLVIAVAGIYASFLTWAYLQEKLTTKPYGPADAPEVWHFPVFLNTIQSVFAAIVGAVYLYASTPSNAAVPPIIPSRRILGPLALVAVTSSLASPFGYASLAHIDYITFLLAKSCKLLPVMFLHITVFRRRYPLYKYLVVSAVTLGVAVFTLHSGKKKGSKVRPDDASTAWGLLLLGINLLFDGLTNSTQDHIFQTFRPYSGPQMMCANNIMSTIVTGTYLIVSPWLVATGLGEWFGMDVAGNAGELKAALDFMARYPAVWKDVLGFAACGAIGQVFIFYTLSTFSSVLLVTVTVTRKMFTMILSVLAFGHRLTQMQWLGVALVFGGIGVEAGIARQEKMAKEAAKAQQNGKKEL